Proteins encoded by one window of Azospirillum brasilense:
- a CDS encoding DegQ family serine endoprotease: MSTPANAGRVPRSSRVRRTIAAVLLGTTVLTGPFLIANQSTAAAAESALTQNMPGSFADLAAKVSPAVVNVSTTQQAKAERGTPRMPGFPPGSPFEEFFRQFQDQFGQNGAPGGDDQSDNQPEGQPRGKIGSLGSGFIIDAAGYVVTNNHVIDGADEIKVTLQDGTELPATLVGRDAKTDIALLKVKSDKALPALDWGDSDAARVGDWVMAVGNPFGLGGTVTKGIISARGRDIHSGPYDDYLQLDAAINRGNSGGPTFTLDGRVIGINTAIYSPNGGSVGIGFAIPSNIAKQVVAQLKENGHVERGWLGVKIQEISPEIAESVGLSQSKGALVAEVTPDSPAAKAGVRQGDVILAYGGKPVNTLRDLTRRVADTKAGDTVDMTVVRKGKETTLTAHIAPLPAEQRMAAAEGAGPAADSAVETVNGLKLAPLDGATRSRLGLGEGVKGVVVTSVSPQAGDLPVRPGDVIVKVGDHSVTSPAEVTKSLHEAEKDGRKAVLLLVNRGGNESFVPLKLVKA, from the coding sequence ATGTCCACCCCCGCCAACGCCGGACGCGTCCCGCGGTCGAGCCGGGTGCGGCGTACCATCGCCGCCGTCCTCCTCGGCACCACGGTGCTGACCGGTCCGTTCCTGATCGCCAACCAGTCCACCGCCGCGGCCGCCGAAAGCGCCCTGACGCAGAACATGCCGGGCAGCTTCGCCGATCTGGCGGCCAAGGTGTCGCCCGCCGTGGTGAACGTCTCCACCACCCAGCAGGCCAAGGCCGAGCGCGGCACCCCGCGCATGCCCGGCTTCCCGCCGGGGTCGCCGTTCGAAGAGTTCTTCCGCCAGTTCCAGGACCAGTTCGGCCAAAACGGCGCTCCGGGTGGCGACGACCAGTCCGACAACCAGCCCGAGGGCCAGCCGCGCGGCAAGATCGGCTCGCTCGGCTCAGGCTTCATCATCGACGCGGCCGGCTATGTGGTGACCAACAACCATGTCATCGACGGCGCCGACGAGATCAAGGTCACGCTCCAGGACGGGACGGAGCTGCCCGCCACGCTGGTCGGGCGCGACGCCAAGACCGACATCGCGCTGCTGAAGGTGAAGTCCGACAAGGCGCTGCCCGCATTGGATTGGGGCGACAGCGACGCCGCCCGCGTCGGCGATTGGGTGATGGCCGTCGGCAACCCCTTCGGGCTGGGCGGAACGGTGACCAAGGGCATCATCTCGGCCCGCGGGCGCGACATCCACAGCGGCCCCTATGACGACTATCTGCAGCTCGACGCCGCCATCAACCGCGGCAACTCGGGCGGTCCGACCTTTACCCTCGACGGCCGGGTGATCGGCATCAACACCGCCATCTATTCGCCCAACGGCGGTTCGGTCGGCATCGGCTTCGCCATCCCGTCGAACATCGCCAAGCAGGTCGTCGCCCAGCTCAAGGAGAACGGCCATGTCGAGCGCGGCTGGCTGGGCGTGAAGATCCAGGAGATCTCGCCGGAGATCGCCGAGTCGGTCGGCCTGTCCCAGAGCAAGGGTGCCCTGGTCGCCGAGGTGACACCGGACAGCCCGGCCGCCAAGGCCGGCGTGCGCCAGGGCGACGTGATCCTGGCCTACGGCGGCAAGCCGGTGAACACGCTGCGCGACCTGACCCGCCGGGTGGCCGACACCAAGGCCGGCGACACGGTGGACATGACCGTGGTGCGCAAGGGCAAGGAGACGACGCTCACCGCCCACATCGCTCCGCTGCCCGCCGAGCAGCGCATGGCCGCCGCCGAGGGGGCCGGCCCCGCCGCCGACAGCGCGGTGGAGACCGTCAACGGGCTGAAGCTGGCCCCGCTGGACGGCGCCACCCGCAGCCGCCTCGGCCTGGGCGAGGGCGTCAAGGGTGTGGTCGTCACCTCGGTGTCGCCGCAGGCCGGTGATCTGCCCGTCCGTCCGGGCGACGTGATCGTCAAGGTCGGCGACCACAGCGTGACCTCCCCCGCGGAGGTGACCAAGAGCCTGCACGAGGCCGAGAAGGATGGCCGCAAGGCGGTCCTGCTGCTGGTCAACCGCGGCGGCAACGAGAGTTTCGTCCCGCTGAAGCTCGTCAAGGCGTGA
- a CDS encoding winged helix-turn-helix domain-containing protein produces MKVLVIEDDQQAASYLAKGLKEAGHVVDAANDGKEGLFLAGSEHYDVMIVDRMLPGRDGLSLVEILRATGNDTPVLFLSALGSVDDRVKGLKAGGDDYLTKPFAFSELLARIEVLVRRRSAAQPQTRLSVADLELDLLSRTVRRAGKSIDLLPREFALLEYLMRNAGSVVTRTMMLENVWDYHFDPQTNVIDVHIARLRQKIDKDFPTPLIHTVRGAGYSLRAPQ; encoded by the coding sequence ATGAAAGTCCTCGTCATCGAAGACGACCAGCAGGCCGCCTCCTATCTGGCCAAGGGGCTGAAGGAGGCCGGGCATGTCGTGGACGCCGCCAACGACGGCAAGGAGGGGCTGTTCCTGGCCGGCTCCGAGCATTACGACGTCATGATCGTGGACCGCATGCTGCCGGGCCGCGACGGGCTGTCGTTGGTCGAGATCCTGCGCGCCACCGGCAACGACACGCCGGTGCTGTTCCTCTCCGCGCTCGGCAGCGTCGACGACCGGGTGAAGGGGCTGAAGGCTGGCGGCGACGATTACCTGACCAAGCCCTTCGCCTTTTCCGAGCTGCTCGCCCGGATCGAGGTGCTGGTGCGCCGCCGCAGCGCCGCCCAGCCGCAGACCCGCCTTTCGGTCGCCGACCTGGAGCTGGACCTGCTGTCGCGCACCGTCCGGCGGGCCGGCAAGTCCATCGACCTGCTGCCGCGGGAATTCGCCCTGTTGGAGTATTTGATGCGCAACGCCGGCAGCGTGGTGACCCGCACCATGATGCTGGAGAATGTGTGGGACTATCACTTCGACCCGCAGACCAACGTCATCGATGTGCACATCGCCCGCCTGCGCCAGAAGATCGACAAGGATTTCCCGACGCCGCTGATCCACACGGTGCGCGGCGCCGGCTACAGCCTGCGGGCGCCGCAATGA
- a CDS encoding sensor histidine kinase, whose translation MKAVLPTLRLLRTTPFRLALLYLGLFIISVGVILGVVYRSTAGFLEEEIGATIALEVAGLQDQYRSAGLRGLVDSVRERSGYSHTNSIYLLTTPGGVILAGNLSGWPDATAGPGGWTHFKISDYGGVNNRPSTAMAVSFVLPGQFRLLVGRDMSELDQLRGRMVVSLRWVFLVTVVLGLGGGLLLARGAMHRIEAINRTTHRIMAGDLSGRVPRGGGGDEIDRLAGNLNAMLDQIERLMTGMRQVTESVAHDLRTPLSRLRARVELALIRETDDPEVYRAVLQDTILEADRLLATFTALLSIAEAESGANRKALEPVRLADVVRLAADLYEPVAEEKGLTLVTDIRAEPTVRGNEQLLAQAVSNLLDNAIKYTPEGGRITLLLEGAGPGQAARVTVADNGPGIPPEMREKVLERFVRLDAARASPGNGLGLSLVEAVARLHDASLRLEDNEPGLKVGIVFPPDAG comes from the coding sequence GTGAAGGCGGTCCTTCCCACCCTGCGCCTTCTGCGCACCACGCCGTTCCGGCTGGCCCTGCTGTATCTCGGCCTGTTCATCATTTCGGTCGGAGTGATCCTGGGGGTCGTCTACCGCTCCACCGCGGGCTTCCTGGAGGAGGAGATCGGCGCCACCATCGCGCTGGAGGTCGCCGGGCTTCAGGACCAGTACCGCAGCGCCGGCCTGCGCGGGCTAGTCGATTCCGTGCGCGAGCGCAGCGGCTATTCGCACACCAACTCCATCTACCTGCTGACCACGCCGGGCGGCGTCATCCTGGCGGGCAACCTGTCGGGCTGGCCCGACGCCACGGCGGGACCGGGCGGCTGGACCCATTTCAAGATTTCCGACTATGGCGGGGTGAACAACCGGCCCTCCACCGCGATGGCGGTCAGCTTCGTCCTGCCGGGCCAGTTCCGCCTTCTGGTGGGCCGCGACATGAGCGAGCTGGACCAGCTCCGCGGGCGCATGGTCGTGTCGCTGCGCTGGGTCTTCCTGGTGACGGTGGTGCTGGGGCTGGGCGGCGGCCTGCTTCTGGCGCGCGGCGCCATGCACCGGATCGAGGCGATCAACCGCACCACCCACCGCATCATGGCCGGCGACCTGTCGGGCCGCGTCCCGCGTGGCGGCGGCGGCGACGAGATCGACCGGCTGGCCGGCAACCTGAACGCCATGCTGGACCAGATCGAGCGGCTGATGACCGGCATGCGGCAGGTCACCGAGAGCGTGGCGCACGACCTGCGCACGCCGCTGTCGCGCCTGCGCGCCCGCGTCGAGCTGGCGCTGATCCGTGAGACCGACGACCCGGAGGTCTACCGCGCCGTGCTGCAGGACACCATCCTGGAGGCCGACCGGCTGCTCGCCACCTTCACCGCCCTGCTGTCCATCGCCGAGGCGGAGTCCGGCGCCAACCGCAAGGCGCTGGAACCGGTGCGGCTGGCCGACGTGGTCCGGCTGGCCGCCGACCTCTACGAGCCGGTGGCGGAGGAGAAGGGCCTGACCCTGGTCACCGACATCCGGGCGGAGCCGACCGTGCGCGGGAACGAGCAGCTGCTGGCCCAGGCGGTGTCGAATCTGCTGGACAACGCCATCAAATACACGCCGGAAGGCGGGCGCATCACTCTGCTGCTGGAGGGCGCCGGGCCGGGGCAGGCCGCCCGCGTCACCGTGGCGGACAACGGTCCCGGCATTCCGCCTGAGATGCGGGAGAAGGTGCTGGAGCGCTTCGTCCGGCTGGACGCCGCGCGGGCCTCGCCGGGGAACGGGCTGGGCCTCAGCCTCGTGGAGGCGGTGGCGCGCCTGCACGACGCGTCGCTTCGGCTGGAGGACAACGAACCGGGCCTGAAGGTCGGCATCGTCTTCCCGCCGGACGCCGGTTGA
- a CDS encoding tetratricopeptide repeat protein, with the protein MFQDLQTAGDAVAAEAVEDRIWDVWLEHPNDDLIVLMHHGVQSLNADRYGEALAAFDQVVAADPAYAEGWNKRANAEYMLGDYDAAVRDIRRVLALEPRHFGALAGLGLVYLAIDQPAGALRAFDAALAINPHLDRVRQQAANIRLRMAGSAL; encoded by the coding sequence TTGTTCCAGGACCTGCAGACCGCCGGCGACGCGGTCGCGGCGGAGGCGGTCGAGGACCGCATCTGGGATGTCTGGCTGGAGCATCCCAACGACGACCTCATCGTGCTGATGCACCATGGCGTGCAGAGCCTGAACGCCGACCGCTACGGAGAGGCGCTGGCCGCCTTCGATCAGGTGGTCGCCGCCGACCCGGCCTACGCCGAGGGTTGGAACAAGCGGGCCAACGCCGAATACATGCTGGGCGATTACGACGCCGCGGTGCGCGACATCCGCCGGGTGCTGGCGCTGGAGCCGCGGCATTTCGGGGCTTTGGCCGGGCTGGGCCTCGTCTACCTCGCCATCGACCAGCCGGCGGGCGCGCTGCGCGCCTTCGATGCCGCGCTGGCCATCAACCCGCACCTCGACCGCGTCCGCCAGCAGGCCGCCAACATCCGCCTGCGCATGGCCGGTTCGGCCCTGTGA
- a CDS encoding AI-2E family transporter, with protein MDATRQAPLQASVQAGEPAAAGRNTATELKLFTWKMLIAAGVLGTLFLAWQVADALLLVFAGVLLAILFQRMAGLVRRFTGLPQGWSLGVVLLLLAVLLIGGGVLMGQSVVSQFDQLSQQISGAVQQLPGSLRDQIAQQGQDASSWLNRLQTVASSVMFFLGDLVVVMFTAIYLAASPGVYQRGVILLVPPRGHERAREVMDVMGDSLWKWLIGQLSAMAIVGVLTTTGLLLLGIPSAPALGLLAALLEFVPLIGPFLAAVPAILIAFAQSPQDALWVALLYLAIQQVEGNVVMPLMQKKVVDLPPVITIAAIAAGGVLFGLMGMFLATPFAVVMLVLVNMLYIEDKLGEGRHFPSEDKA; from the coding sequence ATGGACGCGACGAGACAGGCCCCCCTTCAGGCTTCCGTGCAAGCTGGGGAGCCGGCAGCCGCCGGGCGGAACACCGCGACCGAACTGAAGCTGTTCACCTGGAAGATGCTGATCGCCGCCGGGGTGCTCGGGACGCTGTTCCTGGCTTGGCAGGTGGCCGACGCGCTCCTGTTGGTCTTCGCCGGCGTGCTCCTGGCGATCCTGTTCCAGCGCATGGCGGGGCTGGTGCGGCGCTTCACCGGGCTGCCGCAGGGTTGGTCGCTCGGCGTCGTGCTGCTTCTTCTGGCGGTGCTTCTGATCGGCGGCGGCGTTCTGATGGGCCAGTCGGTGGTCAGCCAGTTCGACCAGCTCTCCCAGCAGATTTCCGGCGCCGTGCAGCAGCTTCCCGGCTCGCTGCGCGACCAGATCGCGCAGCAGGGGCAGGACGCCTCCTCCTGGCTGAACCGGCTGCAGACGGTCGCCTCCAGCGTGATGTTCTTCCTGGGCGATCTGGTTGTGGTGATGTTCACGGCCATCTACCTCGCGGCCTCGCCCGGCGTCTACCAGCGCGGCGTCATCCTGCTGGTGCCGCCGCGCGGCCATGAGCGGGCGCGGGAGGTGATGGACGTGATGGGGGACTCGCTGTGGAAGTGGCTGATCGGGCAGCTTTCGGCCATGGCCATCGTCGGCGTTCTGACCACCACGGGCCTGCTTCTGCTGGGCATCCCGAGCGCTCCGGCGCTTGGCCTGCTGGCGGCCCTCCTGGAGTTCGTGCCGCTGATCGGCCCCTTCCTGGCGGCGGTCCCGGCGATCCTCATCGCCTTCGCCCAATCGCCGCAGGACGCGCTGTGGGTGGCGCTGCTCTACCTGGCGATCCAGCAGGTCGAGGGGAACGTCGTCATGCCGCTGATGCAGAAGAAGGTGGTGGACCTGCCCCCGGTCATCACCATCGCGGCCATCGCAGCGGGGGGCGTGCTGTTCGGGCTGATGGGCATGTTCCTGGCCACGCCCTTCGCGGTGGTGATGCTGGTGCTCGTCAACATGCTCTACATCGAGGACAAGCTGGGGGAGGGGCGGCACTTCCCCAGCGAGGACAAGGCATAG